The Thermocrinis albus DSM 14484 genome segment GCACGGGATGATGACGCCTACTGGGTTGGTAGTACTGCCCTATAGTCAGTACGTCACACCCGGCGTTTCTGAGGTCCTTCATAACCTGCAAGATCTCGTCCCACCTTTCTCCAAAACCCAGTATTATGGCCGACTTGGTGGTGATATCTCCCGATAGTTTTTTGACATTCTCCAAAAGTCTCAGACTTCTGATATAGTCGGATCCTTTCCTTACGTAGTTGTAAAGGCGTGGTACTGTTTCCACGTTGTGAGCCAGCACATCTGGCTTCGCATCCAAAACAATGCGTAGAGCTTCCACAGACCCTCCCATGTCGGGCACCAGCGCCTCCACCTTTATGCCGGGTATCCCTTCCTTCAAGATACGAGTGCAAAGAGCAAACTGTGATGCACCACCATCCACAAGATCATCCCGTGTAGGGGAAGTTATGACCACATACTTAAGGTTCAGCTGTCTCACCACATGTAGTAACCTCATCGCCTCATCTGGATCCACCTTTGTACCCTCTTTACCCCTTCTTACATTACAGAAACTACAACTCCTGGTACATACATCTCCCAATATCATGAAAGTGGCTGTGCCACGTGAGAAACACTCAGAGATGTTGGGACACCGTGACTCCTCACATACGGTATGTAACAGAGCTTTCCTCAGAATCCTTTTCAGGGAGTGAGTTTGGGACAGGTGAACCACTGGTTTCATGAGGGTTTTATATTATAATGCTTTTCCATGAGTGTGTTGGTGTTCGTCAGTATGACGCCTTTAGGTAAAGGAGAGAGTGTGAGCCAGTATGTGGCCAGAGTTGTGGATATAGTGGACAGGTCTGGTCTACCTTATGTCCTGACGCCTATGGGTACCATAATAGAGGGTGAATCCTGGGATGAGGTGATGGCCGTTCTAAAAGAAGGGTTTGAGGCCCTTAAGAAAGACTGCTCGCGTATATCTATCACCATGAAGATAGACTACAGGGAAGGTAAATCGGGACGCCTTGAGTCTAAGATAAAGTCGGTGGAGGAAAAACTGGGTAGGGAAGTAAAGAAACTGTGAGAGAACTCAGGGCCGAAGACCTGATCTTAGATGTTAAGTTCAACACATCTACAGCAGAGGTAGAGTCTGCGGAGATTTTCATAGGACAGGACAGGGTAAAGAGAGCCTTTCAGGTGGCTCTAAGCACCTGGAACGAAGGTTACAACATCTACGTCTCAGGACCTGAGAGTATAGGAAGAACTACCTACACCTTACAGAGGCTAATGGAGGCTGCGA includes the following:
- the lipA gene encoding lipoyl synthase — translated: MKPVVHLSQTHSLKRILRKALLHTVCEESRCPNISECFSRGTATFMILGDVCTRSCSFCNVRRGKEGTKVDPDEAMRLLHVVRQLNLKYVVITSPTRDDLVDGGASQFALCTRILKEGIPGIKVEALVPDMGGSVEALRIVLDAKPDVLAHNVETVPRLYNYVRKGSDYIRSLRLLENVKKLSGDITTKSAIILGFGERWDEILQVMKDLRNAGCDVLTIGQYYQPSRRHHPVLKYYTKEEFEALKEEALSLGFKWVASGPNVRSSYRAFEVLHSINIPSP
- a CDS encoding MTH1187 family thiamine-binding protein; translated protein: MSVLVFVSMTPLGKGESVSQYVARVVDIVDRSGLPYVLTPMGTIIEGESWDEVMAVLKEGFEALKKDCSRISITMKIDYREGKSGRLESKIKSVEEKLGREVKKL